The Tenrec ecaudatus isolate mTenEca1 chromosome 6, mTenEca1.hap1, whole genome shotgun sequence genome has a window encoding:
- the PRPF18 gene encoding pre-mRNA-splicing factor 18 yields MDILKSEILRKRQLVEERNLLAENKKYFKRSELAKKEEEAYFERCGYKIQPKEEDPKPLTASSPVLELELAEEKLPMTLSRQEVIRRLRERGEPIRLFGETDYDAFQRLRKIEILTPEVNKGLRNDLKAALDKIDQQYLNEIVGGQEAGEEDTQNDLKVHEENTTIEELEALGESLGRGDDHKDMDIITKFLKFLLGVWAKELNGREDSVKRSVQGKLNSATQKQTESYLRPLFRKLRKRNLPADIKESITDIIKFMLQREYVKANDAYLQMAIGNAPWPIGVTMVGIHARTGREKIFSKHVAHVLNDETQRKYIQGLKRLMTICQKHFSTDPSKCVEYNAL; encoded by the exons gaaaacaaaaaatatttcaaGCGTAGTGAACTtgcaaaaaaagaagaggaagcatACTTTGAAAGATGTGGCTACAAG ATCCAGCCCAAAGAGGAGGACCCGAAACCCTTAACTGCATCAAGTCCCGTGTTAGAGCTTGAACTGGCAGAGGAAAAATTACCCATGACGCTTTCTAGGCAAGAG GTTATCAGGAgattgagagaaagaggagaaccAATCAGATTATTTGGAGAAACAGATTATGATGCTTTTCAGCGTTTACGAAAGATAGAGATCCTCACACCAGAAGTGAACAAG GGACTGAGAAATGATCTGAAAGCAGCTTTGGATAAGATTGATCAGCAGTACCTCAATGAAATTGTGGGTGGTCAAGAAGCTGGGGAAGAAGACACACAGAATGATTTGAAGGTTCATGAAGAAAACACCACTATTGAGGAGTTAGAG GCCTTGGGAGAATCGTTAGGCAGAGGAGATGATCATAAAGACATGGACATCATTACCAAATTCCTCAAG TTTCTCCTTGGCGTGTGGGCTAAAGAACTGAACGGCAGAGAAGACTCCGTGAAACGCAGCGTGCAGGGCAAATTGAACAGCGCGACTCAAAAGCAGACGGAGTCGTATCTGCGCCCGCTGTTCAGAAAGTTAAGGAAAAGG AATCTTCCTGCTGATATTAAGGAATCGATAACAGACATTATTAAGTTCATGCTGCAGAGAGAATATGTGAAG GCTAATGATGCATATCTGCAGATGGCCATTGGAAACGCCCCTTGGCCTATTGGCGTCACTATGGTTGGTATTCATGCCAGAACTGGTAGGGAAAAGATCTTCTCCAAGCACGTTGCACATGTTTTAAACGATGAAACGCAACGGAAATATATTCAG GGATTGAAGCGCTTGATGACCATTTGCCAGAAGCACTTTTCTACAGACCCGTCCAAGTGTGTGGAGTACAATGCCCTGTGA